Proteins from a genomic interval of Lycium ferocissimum isolate CSIRO_LF1 chromosome 2, AGI_CSIRO_Lferr_CH_V1, whole genome shotgun sequence:
- the LOC132047214 gene encoding LOW QUALITY PROTEIN: shaggy-related protein kinase epsilon (The sequence of the model RefSeq protein was modified relative to this genomic sequence to represent the inferred CDS: inserted 1 base in 1 codon) — protein MASGSIMPSAGGKPVTDAMLIDNLPKEINEMKIKDDKKGKEMEAAVVDGNGTETGHVIVTTIGGKNGQPKQTISYMEERVVGQGSFGIVFKAKCLETGETVAVKKVLQDKRYKNRELQTMRLLDHPSIVSLKHCFFFTTEKDELYLNLVLEFEPETVYCVLIHYSKANQRMPMIYVKLYTYQIFRALAYIHGIGVCHRDIEPQNLLVNPHTHQLKLCDFGSANFFIVKGEPNISYICSHYYHAPELIFGATEYTNAIDIWSVGCVLAELLLGQPLFPGESGVDQVVEKIKVLGTPIREEIKSMNPNYTEXKFPQIKAHPWHKIFHKRMPPEAVNLASRLLQYSPNLRCTALEALAHTLFDEIHYPNARLPKCRPLPHLFNFRPKELKGPSSELLNKLLPEHAKKQSHLVSRLKESLYLL, from the exons ATGGCCTCTGGCAGTATAATGCCTTCAGCAGGTGGCAAACCTGTAACTGATGCCATGCTTATTGACAACCTCCctaaagaaataaatgaaatgaagatcAAAGATGACAAAAAAGGAAAG GAAATGGAAGCAGCTGTAGTGGATGGAAATGGAACTGAAACTGGTCACGTCATTGTGACAACTATTGGAGGAAAAAATGGTCAGCCAAAGCAG ACCATTAGTTACATGGAGGAGCGAGTTGTTGGACAGGGTTCCTTTGGAATTGTATTCAAG GCCAAATGCCTTGAAACAGGAGAAACTGTGGCAGTAAAAAAGGTCTTGCAGGACAAGAGATACAAGAATCGGGAATTGCAGACTATGCGACTTCTTGATCATCCTAGTATTGTTTCACTGAAGCACTGCTTCTTTTTTACCACAGAAAAGGACGAGCTCTATCTAAATTTGGTTCTAGAATTTGAACCTGAAACTGTCTACTGTGTGTTAATACATTACAGCAAAGCAAACCAACGGATGCCTATGATATATGTCAAGCTGTACACATATCAG ATATTTAGAGCTTTGGCTTACATACATGGGATAGGAGTCTGCCACAGGGACATCGAGCCTCAGAATTTACTG GTCAACCCACACACACATCAGCTTAAGCTTTGTGATTTTGGGAGTGCAAATTTTTTTATA GTCAAAGGCGAGCcaaatatttcatatatttgttCACATTATTATCATGCGCCTGAACTAATATTTGGAGCAACTGAGTATACCAATGCAATTGACATTTGGTCTGTGGGTTGTGTCCTAGCTGAACTGCTTCTTGGTCAG CCCCTCTTTCCTGGTGAGAGTGGTGTAGATCAGGTCGTCGAAAAAATCAAG GTTCTTGGAACACCTATACGTGAAGAAATTAAGAGTATGAATCCAAATTACACTG TTAAGTTCCCGCAAATCAAAGCTCACCCCTGGCACAAG ATCTTTCATAAGCGGATGCCTCCTGAAGCTGTTAATCTTGCCTCAAGGCTTCTCCAGTATTCTCCAAATCTGAGGTGCACCGCG TTGGAAGCTCTTGCTCACACTTTATTTGATGAAATCCATTACCCTAATGCTCGCCTTCCTAAGTGTCGTCCATTGCCACATCTGTTCAACTTTAGGCCTAAAG AGCTGAAAGGACCGTCTTCAGAACTCTTAAACAAATTATTACCAGAACATGCTAAAAAGCAGTCTCACTTGGTTTCTCGTCTGAAAGAATCTCTGTATCTTTTGTAA